The window GACAGCTTTGCCCACATGCTGGAAGGCCCCCTCCCAGGAAAAGTACTCTCGAACCAGGGTCTGGGTCTCCTCGCTACCAGGATCCAGTTTCCGCCATGTATAGGACTCGTAGTCCACCTGCCAATCTGGACTTAGCTGGGGATAAAAAGCAGTACAGAGGCATGAGATTAGGCACTGGACACCGCTTCACATCCCTGCAACTCCAAGCTCAGACATCAGGACTCACACTGACGTGAACATACTTCCTGTGTACAATCCAGAACCCTTCCCTCATACCCACTGGCCCAGGCAAAGGACCCCCAGTTCCCTAGACTCTTGCCTACTTGAAGAGACTACCCCCAGTACCATCCTCACCGGAAAGGCAAGCTCTTGGCCTCGGAAGACCCAAATGCCGGAAATGGAGCTGCTGTTGTTGGTTCCAAAGAGGATGACACTAGCAAAGGCATTCTTCCTCAGTTTGTCTAATCGCTGGAACATGCCTGGAGGGAAAAGAGGAGACTGTTCAGCCTCTGGAATCCAGTCCCCATGACCTTGATCACCCTCCTCCCAGGCCCACTCCTCTTCTCACCAGTGATGAGGTTGCAACTCATAAAGGTCTGGGTGAGCTCCTCAGGGAAGCGATATTCAGCATACCACAGGGACCAGCCATCCTTATCAAAGTGCTCCCAAAAATATGGCAGCGCCACGGAGAGGGTGTCCTCGTTGGAGTACTTACGCTTAAACTCATCCAACACAAAGGTGCTAAAGAGAAAACAAGGAGGCCAATAAGGAGAAAGTCCTGCTGCCACTGCAAAGTATCTCCAGGCCACTGGCATTTTCGCCTAGCGTTTACTGGCTTGGTGTAAGTGGCCCCTATAACGCAGTGACAGACACTAACAGCATCAGGAGCAAAGAGAGCTAGAGGATGGAGCTGGAGCATAAACAAGACGAAGTAAGACACTTCTGGGCCTATGAGTGCTCGACATGCACGAGGAGGAAGCCAGGACCCAGAGCATCCCACCAAGTCCAGTGCAGGAGGACATGGCTGGCTGCTGCCCTCAAGTGGTAGCTAAAAGCAAGAGTCTGTTCTTCCTTCTAGTGCCCCTCCCAGGCATTCCCCAGGAATGCTCAGGTCAAactccccacctctctcctcccaccagccTTTCTAGGTTACAGGCTGGAACAGAAATGCAAGTCTTTATGCCCAGATCCTCTTAGTCCCTCTCTATCCAGTAACAAGTTTGcatactgaaaaattaaaaatttaccaAAGAAAAGGTTACCAAAGTAACCTGACACTCAGGGTCAGATAGACAGAGCCACTAAAGCTAGCACAGCCACAGGAGGCACTTCCCCACGGCTCAGGttctattattttctctttccaacTATAAATGTTTCTCAACAatatctaactccagttccaggggatctgacaccctcttctgacctcctcgaGTAttaggcatgcatatggtgcacatacaaacatacaggcaaaacattcctacacataaaataaaaaataagtctttgaaaaataataaatggccACGCAGTAAGGCGCaccccttttatcccagcacttaggaggcagaggcaggaggatctctgtgagttcaaggtcagcctggtctacaaagtgagttccaggatagccaaggctacaaagagaaaccctgtctcaaacaccactccccagctgggcggtggtggcgcacgcctttaatcccagcactcgggaggcagaggcaggcggatctctgtgagtttgagaccagcctggtctacaagagctagttccaggacaggctccaaaaccagagaaaccctgtctcgaaaaatcaaaaaaaaaaaaaaatggtctacaagagctagttccaggacaggctccaaaaccagagaaaccctgtctcgaagaaaaaaaaaaaaaaaaaaaaacacccacccCCCAAACACATAAATTTCGCTTCAAGTTAGAAATGATATGCACCATATTCTCAGTGCttaagaggtagaagcaggaggatccaaaGTCCAAAGTCATTCTCAGACATAACAgctccaaggccagcctgagctacacaagaccctgactcaataTAAATAGACTCGGTCTAAATATCACATTATTTCACTCAATCATTACATTGCCTAAGTCACTGCTACCCTtctctcattttacagataaggttAAATGGTGTGTCTGGTCCAAGGTCTGTAGCAAGAGTCTAGCAAAGCCAGAAATCTGCCCTTTAACCACCACAGTTCCCAGACTGGTCTCCAAACGTCCACCAGACAACTTTTCAAAGGGGCCTGAAACCTTAGAACCTCCCCCTTCCAGCTAAAAGGTAGGCCTGGAGACCTTTCAGCATTCCATCTGTTCTTCCCCCAAGTAACAGATCAGGTATGGTctgcacctgtaatctcaacataGGGATGTaacaagatcctgcctcaaaaagttaGGAATGATGGTAGAGCTAGATGGCCCAGTATGCACAAGAATGGGTGAAGCCCCAAGTTCAACACTTAGCACCCTAAaatatatagtgtatgtgtgtatacatatatacagagaaagaaaaacaatataagcTCCTGAAACACATCTAGCTAGAGATCTTAAAGGGACTAGAATGAAACCTTGAACAAATGCCAGCTAAGTCTCtgactttaattttatattaaaaagtctAAGGGGCCCAacggtggtgatacacacctttaagcccacaGCACTCAAggaagcagagggatctctgtgagttcgaggccatttCTACAACAGTCACAGGTACAAAGAAACCTTCTCAAAACCCCAAAAAGCCTAAGGGGATGtcggacatggtggcacactccttcaatcccagcactgtgagttccaggatggctagaCTTGCCCTAAGGGAAGGGAAGTGTGGTAGCTCCTGTATGCAATCCAACACTTGAGACAAGGAGGACCTGGAGGAGTTAACGTCACTCTTAGCTACAGTCTCAGTGAGACTAGCCTGCCATACAGGAGACTGCCTTTGAGACACagtgagacaaaacaaaacacaagaaaaagaaaactaagtctCTGCCTTTGCCCCTCGGTTAGAAAGAGAATTCTAACAGATTGAGGTCACAACTCAGTGGGGAAACTGCTTGCTCTGGTATGCAAGCATggggaactgaattcagatccctaGCACTTACACAGTAGCTAGCACTTGTAATTCCCAGTGCTAGGGTAGCAGGCTAGAGTAAGCAGATCTTGGGGGTTCAAGCTCCAGGTTAAGACAGAGATTTCAAAAGGAGAAATGACTTTACAGATGCACCCAGGGGCACAAAGACATACACAACAAATAAAAGGGACTTCTGACATGGTGGTGCACCCCAGgatttggtaggcagaggcagatggtctCTGTGATTTTTTGGCAGTTTGGTCCATGcaaagagttccaggtcagtcaggactacatagtgataccctgtcttcttcttcttttggtttttcgagacaagatttctctgtagctttggagcctgtcctgaaactacctcttgtagaccaggctggtctcgaactcacagagatccgcctacctctgccttccaagtgccgagattaaaggcgtgcgccaccactgcccagcagataCCCCGTCTTAAAAAAAGcagaagcagggcagtggtggtgtacacctctaataccagcactggggaggcaaaggcagacagatctctgagttcaaggccagtctgatctatagatcaagttctagaacagccagagcttcagagaaatcctgtctagaaagaccaaaatcaataacaaaacaaaatataaacaaaaacaggACTCCCAGATTGGTACAtcccaggtggaggcaggaagatgagtcAGAAATTCAAGGGCATCCTCTGTCACACAGCTCacaagtcagcctggactacacttACTCACACACATCAGTATTTACACAAACAACCAAACATTACAACCCTACATATGAGATGAACAAGGGTTAAGAATGCCTTCCAACATGCTTACCTCTTAGGCAAGTGAGCGAAGGGGTCCTTGGCCTTAGGCTCAGCAGCCAGTGCCTGCTCACACTCATCCATCTCCTcctcaggagctggggcagctgcctttttctcctctttccgtTCTGCCTGgggcttctgtttctcttctcgtgaacccttttctttccttggagTATCTTTTTTAGGCTGGCTCTCTGCAAACTTCTTGGCTAGtaaaggagacaggaaaggaaataTATTGCTTCTTTCCGTTTTCCTCCATACCCTGCAGCAGGCAGGGAAAAAGATTGGCAAGAAccaccaattggttgtccaaaCAAACATCAAGGAACAAGCCACATTATCATGCGCACTGCATTCCAATGTCTTACAGTGACTATGTTCTGTGGGTCACCACAAGTCAAAGGCTATGTAAATCAGGGGGTGACAGAACAAACTGGACCCTGACCCTGACCACATGCTATCTCTTCAGACTTACCATCAAACTGGGCCATCTTCTCACACAGCTTCACCTCCCCCAAGACTGCCCTGAACTGGGGCTGGTTAATGCAGGTGAGGAACCATCGGTTGGTATTGGGGAAGGCCTGGCGAAAAGAAGGCTCTAAGACCTGCCAGGACATATGGACAGAACAAAGTCAACAGTGCAAAGTTTGCAAACAGATTTCAAACCAGAGCACAAAATCCTCACCTCTGGTTCCACTTTCCTCTCCACTCCCAGGAAGCAGAACCTTAAATTACTACATCTCCTGAAGGactactttttattattatgtatacagtgttctgcctgcatgtacgcctgcagaccagaagagggcatcagatctcattacagatggtgcaagccaccatgtggttgctgggaattaaactcaagacctctggaagagaagtcggGGCCCTCAACTTCTAAGCCAATAGCTTCATGAATATGAATATTTTGTCAGCATGTATCTGTGTAAAACATATGTGTAGTGTCCCTTGAAGTCAGAAGATGGAATTAGATCTCGGAACTGGAGTTCCAGTTGATTGTGagccatatgggtgttgggaggTGAAccttagtcctctggaagaggagccagtgagcACCTTTAACAGTTACGTTCTCTCCAgtctcctttttctatttttcagtcAGTTTTATTGCATAACCCAAATAGGCTTCCACATGATCTCCAGCCTcggtgctgggatttcaggcgcttctttcttctgcttttacaGCTCAATCTAAAAGGATGGTTGTTATTACCCTTTATATACTATTATTCCACGTAACACTTACTGTtttaacctacctcaagatccagcaataccactcttgggtatatacccaaaggatcataccataaggacatgtgctcagctatgtttatagaaGCAttattgtcatagccagaacctggaaacaacctaaatgcccccgaccaaagaatggatgaagaagatgtggtacatttacacaatgaaacatcaccagaaaaaaaatgacgTATTGAAATTTGcgagcaaatggatggatctaaaaaatatattgagtgaggtaacccagacccagaaagacaaatatcatatgtactcattcataagtgtcttttagacacaaagcaaataaaaaccaccCTACACGTCACAATCccaagaacctagacaacaaagaggaccctaacagagacatacatggatctaatctacatgtgaagtaaAAAGATGagagc of the Chionomys nivalis chromosome 8, mChiNiv1.1, whole genome shotgun sequence genome contains:
- the Eef1g gene encoding elongation factor 1-gamma — its product is MAAGTLYTYPENWRAFKALIAAQYSGAQVRVLSAPPHFHFGQTNRTPEFLRKFPAGKVPAFEGDDGFCVFESNAIAYYVSNEDLRGSTPEAAAQVVQWVSFADSDIVPPASTWVFPTLGIMHHNKQATENAKEEVRRILGLLDTHLKTRTFLVGERVTLADITVVCTLLWLYKQVLEPSFRQAFPNTNRWFLTCINQPQFRAVLGEVKLCEKMAQFDAKKFAESQPKKDTPRKEKGSREEKQKPQAERKEEKKAAAPAPEEEMDECEQALAAEPKAKDPFAHLPKSTFVLDEFKRKYSNEDTLSVALPYFWEHFDKDGWSLWYAEYRFPEELTQTFMSCNLITGMFQRLDKLRKNAFASVILFGTNNSSSISGIWVFRGQELAFPLSPDWQVDYESYTWRKLDPGSEETQTLVREYFSWEGAFQHVGKAVNQGKIFK